A window of the Bacteroides thetaiotaomicron VPI-5482 genome harbors these coding sequences:
- a CDS encoding DUF4419 domain-containing protein translates to MKKLLFYLFILCSTSIVAQNGITFEVEQLSKPEKLYPVTSPDEIYRYLMLFDNESTIRITEKDIWKPPFNVIAKSESPDSLLYFGYNSFFCGMYQAYADHRPFVLSPDMIWLLINQGFAQHVNANHESLRKYFVNFSGKESLIVQSHKKLKDPSLLWEEIFPQFTEQIRKEVGGHLVETLTCNFSTTTSLEKTVSEITIMETVKSYFEFITIMIVCGIPEITLEGTPQDWEKVLNKARGLKEYKLEWWISQLEPLLEEFVKASKGTINQEFWRNMFKCHSPKSCGAPETFDGWIIKFFPYDNEGKRNNLKQIVGRKKLPSEIVKVDLKYIEAYNDTVIETPLELWSGFIGLKQNNENFALRPQIGWMVKKKNTDNTGLINRLKADAKGRGINLRVKEFPSVLLKLEEIKQLELTFINEIDIPDELSKVKIERLKLSGRITKEEMQRIKTLFPNTDIKINGSRI, encoded by the coding sequence ATGAAAAAACTACTATTCTATTTATTCATTCTATGCAGCACTTCCATAGTTGCTCAAAATGGAATTACTTTTGAAGTTGAACAACTCTCCAAGCCCGAAAAATTATATCCCGTGACTTCCCCTGATGAAATCTACAGATATCTGATGCTATTTGACAATGAATCAACCATTCGAATTACAGAAAAAGACATCTGGAAACCTCCATTTAATGTAATAGCCAAGAGTGAATCTCCTGACAGTTTATTATACTTCGGGTATAATTCTTTTTTCTGCGGTATGTATCAGGCTTATGCAGATCATAGGCCGTTCGTTTTATCTCCGGATATGATTTGGCTACTGATTAATCAAGGTTTTGCCCAACATGTGAATGCCAACCATGAGTCTTTGAGAAAATATTTTGTAAATTTCTCCGGAAAGGAATCTTTAATTGTACAATCCCATAAGAAACTGAAAGACCCGAGTCTTTTATGGGAAGAAATTTTCCCGCAGTTTACGGAACAGATAAGAAAAGAGGTAGGAGGCCATTTGGTTGAAACACTCACTTGTAATTTCTCTACAACGACCTCTTTGGAAAAGACTGTTTCTGAAATAACAATAATGGAAACGGTAAAATCATACTTCGAGTTTATCACCATAATGATTGTTTGCGGTATTCCGGAAATCACGCTTGAAGGGACACCACAAGACTGGGAAAAAGTTTTAAATAAAGCCAGAGGACTAAAAGAATATAAACTCGAATGGTGGATTTCACAACTTGAACCTCTTTTGGAGGAGTTTGTGAAGGCATCAAAAGGAACAATAAACCAAGAGTTTTGGCGCAATATGTTTAAATGTCATTCGCCAAAGTCATGCGGAGCTCCCGAGACTTTTGATGGATGGATCATTAAATTCTTTCCTTACGACAATGAGGGGAAAAGAAATAATCTAAAACAGATTGTGGGTCGTAAAAAGCTTCCGAGCGAGATAGTAAAAGTTGATTTAAAGTATATTGAAGCATACAATGACACCGTAATTGAAACACCACTGGAGTTGTGGTCCGGTTTCATCGGACTCAAACAAAACAATGAGAATTTTGCACTGAGACCACAAATTGGCTGGATGGTCAAAAAGAAAAACACAGACAACACCGGACTCATAAACAGATTGAAAGCCGATGCCAAAGGCAGGGGTATCAACCTTAGAGTGAAAGAGTTCCCTTCCGTCCTGCTGAAACTTGAAGAAATAAAACAGTTGGAGCTTACCTTTATTAATGAAATTGATATACCGGACGAACTGTCAAAAGTGAAAATCGAAAGGTTGAAGCTATCCGGCAGAATTACTAAAGAAGAGATGCAACGTATCAAAACTTTATTTCCCAATACCGACATTAAGATAAACGGAAGTAGAATATAA
- the dinB gene encoding DNA polymerase IV: MFQRKIIHIDMDAFYASVEQRDHPELRGKPLAVGHAEERGVVAAASYEARRYGVRSAMSSQKAKRLCPQLIFVSGRMDVYKSVSRQIHEIFHEYTDIIEPLSLDEAFLDVTENKKGISLAVDIAKEIKLRIREQLNLVASAGVSYNKFLAKIASDYRKPDGLCTIHPDQALDFIAGLPIESFWGVGPVTAKKMHLLGIHNGLQLRKCSLEMLTAHFGKVGALYYECSRGIDERPVEAVRIRKSIGCERTLERDISVHSSVIIELYHVAVELIERLQRKEFKGNTLTLKIKFHDFSQITRSITQSQELYTLDRILPLAKELLKSVEYEQHPIRLIGLSVSNPKEEADEQHGVWEQLSFEFSDWE; encoded by the coding sequence GTGTTTCAGCGTAAGATAATACATATCGATATGGACGCCTTCTACGCTTCTGTAGAACAGCGTGATCATCCGGAACTTCGTGGCAAACCCTTGGCAGTGGGACATGCCGAGGAGCGGGGAGTTGTGGCAGCAGCCAGTTATGAAGCCCGTCGTTACGGGGTCCGTTCCGCCATGTCTTCTCAGAAGGCGAAACGTTTATGTCCCCAGCTTATTTTTGTATCCGGAAGAATGGATGTTTATAAGTCCGTCTCCCGTCAGATACACGAAATCTTTCATGAGTATACCGATATAATTGAGCCTCTGTCTTTGGATGAGGCCTTTTTGGATGTTACGGAGAATAAGAAAGGAATCTCTCTGGCAGTTGATATTGCAAAGGAGATAAAACTTCGTATCCGGGAACAGTTGAACTTGGTCGCATCTGCCGGAGTCTCCTATAATAAATTTCTTGCAAAGATTGCATCGGACTATCGGAAACCGGACGGACTATGTACCATACATCCTGACCAGGCGCTGGACTTCATCGCCGGACTTCCGATCGAATCTTTTTGGGGAGTAGGACCTGTGACAGCAAAGAAGATGCATTTGCTTGGTATTCACAATGGTCTTCAATTACGTAAATGCTCGCTCGAAATGCTGACGGCCCACTTTGGAAAGGTGGGGGCGCTCTATTATGAATGTTCGCGGGGGATTGACGAGCGTCCGGTTGAGGCAGTTCGTATTCGGAAGTCTATCGGTTGTGAACGAACGCTGGAAAGAGATATATCGGTTCACTCTTCCGTTATCATCGAATTGTATCATGTAGCGGTAGAATTAATAGAACGTCTTCAACGTAAAGAGTTTAAAGGAAATACATTGACTCTGAAGATTAAGTTTCATGATTTTAGTCAGATAACCCGAAGTATTACGCAGTCGCAGGAGCTGTATACATTAGATCGCATACTTCCACTCGCTAAAGAGTTATTGAAAAGTGTGGAGTACGAACAGCATCCTATCCGCTTGATCGGGCTTTCTGTTTCCAATCCGAAAGAGGAGGCGGATGAACAACATGGAGTTTGGGAGCAGCTCAGTTTTGAGTTTAGCGATTGGGAATAA